A DNA window from Desulfatibacillum aliphaticivorans DSM 15576 contains the following coding sequences:
- a CDS encoding EFR1 family ferrodoxin (N-terminal region resembles flavodoxins. C-terminal ferrodoxin region binds two 4Fe-4S clusters.) codes for MKIAVLYFSATGNTKKMADVIESALAELGAQVEKFDVTVPAGRKEPMDFSVYDGVIFGAPIHSMRAPRVLREWLQTLNGQGKKAAMYFTYGGFHVHPCHYSTREILATAGFTVVASAEFLGAHTFNRGGWQAVPQRPDASDYAAAKDYAAAVYARFSGKDGGVLGELEKTDMNEEFLDAIEGFRFKALTQLPTRNGKECSLCMACQEQCPSGAMDAEKGEADPALCIACLGCLDVCPEDALEINDMSGVFAQRMEMEKSTPQDLNKKQSKIYL; via the coding sequence ATGAAGATTGCCGTCCTGTATTTTTCGGCCACTGGCAACACCAAAAAGATGGCGGACGTCATAGAATCGGCCCTTGCCGAACTGGGCGCCCAAGTGGAGAAGTTTGACGTCACTGTTCCCGCCGGCCGCAAGGAGCCCATGGATTTTTCCGTTTATGACGGCGTGATTTTCGGGGCTCCCATCCATTCCATGCGCGCCCCCCGGGTGTTGCGGGAATGGCTGCAGACCCTGAACGGCCAGGGAAAAAAGGCGGCCATGTATTTCACCTACGGCGGGTTTCACGTGCATCCCTGCCATTACTCCACCAGGGAGATATTGGCGACCGCCGGCTTCACCGTAGTCGCTTCGGCCGAGTTCCTGGGCGCCCATACCTTTAACAGGGGCGGCTGGCAAGCGGTTCCCCAGCGGCCGGACGCCTCGGATTATGCGGCTGCAAAGGACTATGCCGCCGCGGTTTACGCCCGTTTTTCCGGCAAAGACGGGGGCGTTTTGGGTGAGTTGGAAAAGACCGATATGAACGAGGAATTTCTGGACGCCATCGAGGGATTCCGATTCAAAGCCCTGACTCAGCTGCCCACCAGAAACGGCAAGGAGTGCAGCTTGTGCATGGCCTGCCAGGAACAATGCCCCAGCGGCGCCATGGACGCTGAAAAAGGGGAGGCCGACCCCGCGCTTTGCATCGCCTGTCTGGGCTGCCTGGACGTATGCCCGGAAGACGCCTTGGAGATCAATGACATGAGCGGCGTGTTCGCCCAAAGGATGGAGATGGAAAAGTC
- a CDS encoding class I SAM-dependent methyltransferase: MSLKEKGFGQRMDRMPGWAFRGMSFIFNIRDRFFPVDSRLEELPIREGMTVADYGCGPGSYIPRASRKVGLKGTVYAIDVHELAIEAVEKRIQKGGLTNVKPVLAAKDKAPLEDESVDLVWAFDMFHMVSQPTAFLKEINRFAKSSAVLFIDDGHQPRERTKAKILESGAWSIAEEKPEYLKCIPLK, from the coding sequence ATGAGTCTGAAAGAAAAGGGATTCGGCCAAAGGATGGATCGCATGCCCGGATGGGCCTTCCGGGGCATGTCTTTCATTTTTAACATCCGGGACCGGTTTTTTCCCGTGGATTCTCGGCTGGAGGAACTTCCCATCCGGGAAGGAATGACGGTGGCGGATTACGGATGCGGGCCGGGTTCTTATATTCCCCGCGCTTCCCGCAAGGTCGGCCTCAAGGGGACGGTGTACGCCATTGACGTCCATGAGCTGGCCATTGAGGCCGTGGAAAAACGGATTCAAAAGGGAGGCCTCACCAACGTCAAACCCGTGCTGGCGGCCAAGGACAAGGCGCCCCTGGAGGACGAGTCCGTGGACCTGGTATGGGCTTTTGACATGTTCCATATGGTGAGCCAACCAACGGCTTTTTTGAAGGAGATAAACCGGTTCGCCAAGTCTTCGGCCGTGCTGTTTATTGACGACGGCCACCAGCCCCGGGAGCGGACCAAGGCCAAGATATTGGAGTCCGGGGCCTGGAGCATTGCGGAAGAGAAGCCCGAATATTTGAAATGCATACCCCTTAAATAG
- a CDS encoding MarR family winged helix-turn-helix transcriptional regulator: MKAVKIWQDLEKQPRKFGIEQDLHSAEIHMIEAVGHHAGVSVTDLADFMGVTKGAVSQTLKKLEAKGLVDKIPDPDNSSRLLVHLTSKGKVAFFAHEHWHETMDGGFKDYFFGMPEEQLVFLDEFLDKLIEFFGQRG, translated from the coding sequence ATGAAAGCCGTAAAGATCTGGCAGGACCTGGAAAAACAGCCCAGGAAGTTTGGCATAGAACAGGACTTGCACAGCGCTGAAATCCATATGATAGAAGCCGTGGGCCATCATGCGGGGGTGAGCGTGACCGATTTGGCGGATTTTATGGGCGTTACCAAGGGGGCGGTGTCGCAAACCCTTAAAAAGCTGGAAGCCAAAGGGCTTGTGGACAAGATTCCGGATCCGGATAACAGCTCCCGCTTGCTGGTTCACCTGACGTCCAAAGGCAAGGTGGCTTTTTTCGCCCATGAGCACTGGCACGAGACCATGGACGGAGGGTTTAAGGACTATTTTTTCGGCATGCCCGAGGAACAGTTGGTTTTTTTGGACGAGTTTTTGGACAAGCTGATCGAGTTTTTCGGGCAGCGCGGTTAA
- a CDS encoding methyl-accepting chemotaxis protein: MKKSLRIKFMLPAVLVAFVFLSIIGAINYFKLSTVLVKNSEARISSQAASSAAHLGSWVRRNTSELIRLSRQAHYRNSLKDNFLGQASRESVTEDFESLVELYPFFELVTLRDVDGTPIASDDMEAAIKYADSGKKANVLISNEKYIIYQAMKSPLSGLPVIPIQVGVENGSLKGSLTANINLIFFRSRFMEKEKTVESGHAFLINSQGLVLTHPDEGLDFTLNLTDIGLDKGFSGNEDAIYHNIVREENGKKIIYTAAITKVKGTDLFVAVNAQDREILKGVRIMAKWVIGLGLILMLLIALGIWFFLEFSILKPLKTVRDGLKDVAQGAGDLTQRIKIANQDEVGDLASWFNTFMDAQQDMIKEIMDSAHYLANLTSQISGAASQFAASAAQMVASVTEISTTGEEVKETVRLSSGKAEEVAQTAEATEKVSQGGLSATAKTLDGMERIRAEMEYVAESIVKLSEQTQNIAEIIDAVNELANQSNLLSVNASIEAAKAGDFGKGFAVVAQEVKTLADQSKQATEQVRNILSEIQKATSAAVMATERGSKAVDEGGMLSSEAEEAIRRLSQSSSESAKSSRQIAASSHQQLAGMEQLAHALENIKQVCEQNMDSARQLEQSTGSLKELGESLSNMANRFQV, translated from the coding sequence GAGGCGCGCATCTCCAGCCAGGCGGCGTCCTCAGCGGCCCATTTAGGCTCCTGGGTGCGCAGAAACACGTCTGAATTGATTCGCCTTTCCAGGCAGGCCCATTACCGCAATTCCCTCAAAGACAATTTTTTGGGGCAGGCGTCCAGAGAGAGCGTGACCGAGGATTTTGAAAGCCTTGTGGAGTTGTACCCTTTTTTTGAACTTGTCACTTTACGGGATGTTGATGGAACCCCCATCGCCTCTGACGACATGGAGGCCGCGATCAAATATGCAGATTCCGGGAAAAAAGCGAATGTGCTGATTTCCAATGAGAAATACATAATATATCAGGCGATGAAAAGCCCCCTGTCCGGGCTCCCGGTGATTCCAATTCAAGTGGGCGTGGAAAACGGCTCCCTAAAGGGCTCCCTGACCGCCAATATCAATTTGATTTTTTTCCGCAGCCGATTCATGGAGAAGGAAAAGACCGTGGAAAGCGGACACGCCTTCCTGATCAATTCCCAGGGGCTGGTCCTCACTCACCCGGATGAAGGTCTTGATTTTACGCTGAATCTTACCGATATCGGCCTTGATAAAGGCTTCTCAGGCAATGAGGACGCAATTTATCATAATATAGTGCGGGAGGAGAACGGGAAGAAAATCATCTACACTGCAGCCATCACAAAAGTGAAGGGCACGGACTTATTCGTGGCGGTCAACGCCCAGGATCGTGAGATCCTCAAGGGCGTCAGGATTATGGCCAAGTGGGTGATCGGTCTAGGTTTGATCCTTATGCTGCTCATCGCTCTGGGGATCTGGTTCTTCCTGGAGTTTTCCATCCTGAAGCCCCTGAAGACCGTGCGCGACGGCCTCAAAGACGTGGCTCAGGGAGCGGGAGACCTGACCCAAAGGATAAAGATCGCCAATCAGGATGAGGTTGGCGACCTGGCCTCGTGGTTTAACACCTTCATGGACGCCCAGCAGGACATGATTAAGGAAATCATGGACTCCGCCCATTATCTGGCCAATCTCACCTCTCAGATTTCCGGCGCCGCCTCCCAGTTTGCAGCCAGCGCCGCCCAAATGGTCGCCTCGGTGACGGAAATCAGCACAACCGGCGAGGAAGTCAAGGAAACCGTCCGCCTCTCCAGCGGAAAAGCCGAAGAAGTGGCGCAAACCGCGGAAGCCACGGAAAAAGTGTCGCAAGGCGGGCTGTCCGCCACGGCCAAGACCTTGGACGGCATGGAGCGCATTAGAGCGGAAATGGAATATGTGGCCGAAAGCATCGTCAAATTGAGCGAGCAGACCCAGAACATCGCCGAGATCATCGACGCCGTGAACGAATTGGCCAATCAGTCCAATCTGCTTTCCGTCAATGCTTCCATAGAAGCGGCCAAGGCCGGCGACTTCGGCAAGGGCTTCGCTGTAGTGGCCCAGGAGGTCAAGACCCTGGCCGACCAGTCCAAGCAGGCCACAGAGCAGGTCCGGAACATTCTTTCAGAGATCCAAAAAGCCACAAGCGCCGCCGTCATGGCCACGGAACGAGGCTCCAAAGCCGTGGATGAGGGCGGCATGCTCTCCTCCGAAGCCGAGGAAGCCATCCGCAGATTGTCCCAAAGCTCCTCGGAATCCGCCAAGTCCTCCCGGCAAATCGCCGCCTCCAGCCACCAGCAATTGGCCGGCATGGAGCAATTGGCGCACGCCCTGGAAAACATAAAACAGGTGTGCGAGCAAAACATGGACAGCGCCAGGCAGCTGGAGCAGTCCACCGGAAGCCTGAAGGAGCTTGGGGAGTCTTTGAGCAATATGGCTAACCGTTTTCAGGTGTAA